One Streptomyces coeruleorubidus DNA segment encodes these proteins:
- a CDS encoding class I SAM-dependent methyltransferase produces the protein MATYDILGATYARTRRPDPRIAARIHAALGDDVRHVLNVGAGTGSYEPPETVLAVEPSRVMLDQRPPGAAPGVQAVAERLPLRDGAVDAVMAVLTVHHWSALAAGIRELRRVARRRVVVLTWDQDVFRERFWLVREYLPEAAAFDDTRAVPVGRLAALLGGARQETVPVPHDCTDGFAAAYWRRPHAYLDPQVRAGISLLAQTGEDVIAPGLARLADDLASGRWHTRHAGLLALHTVDVGYRLLVADL, from the coding sequence ATGGCGACCTATGACATCCTCGGCGCGACCTACGCCCGGACACGGCGGCCCGACCCGCGGATCGCCGCGCGGATCCACGCCGCGCTCGGCGACGACGTCAGGCACGTCCTCAACGTCGGAGCGGGCACCGGCTCGTACGAACCACCGGAGACGGTCCTCGCGGTGGAACCCAGCCGGGTCATGCTGGACCAGCGACCGCCGGGAGCCGCACCCGGCGTGCAGGCCGTCGCGGAACGCCTGCCGCTGCGGGACGGCGCCGTCGACGCCGTGATGGCGGTGCTGACCGTCCACCACTGGTCCGCCCTGGCGGCCGGGATCAGGGAACTGCGCCGGGTGGCCCGCCGCCGCGTCGTCGTCCTGACCTGGGATCAGGACGTCTTCCGTGAACGGTTCTGGCTGGTACGGGAGTACCTCCCCGAGGCGGCCGCGTTCGACGACACCCGCGCCGTCCCCGTCGGCCGACTGGCCGCCCTGCTCGGCGGGGCACGGCAGGAGACGGTCCCCGTCCCCCACGACTGCACGGACGGATTCGCCGCCGCGTACTGGCGCCGCCCCCACGCCTACCTCGACCCGCAGGTGCGCGCGGGAATCTCGCTGCTCGCCCAGACCGGCGAGGACGTCATCGCCCCCGGCCTGGCCCGGCTCGCGGACGACCTGGCGAGCGGCCGCTGGCACACCCGGCACGCCGGGCTGCTCGCGCTCCACACCGTCGACGTGGGCTACCGGCTGCTGGTGGCCGACCTCTGA
- a CDS encoding RNA polymerase sigma factor: MKRSREKAASELFAALYPRLAGWCRRLVDDDETAHEIASEAFTRLWARWTSVAEPRGFLYVTAANLVRDHWRKLERERRAMRRVTSEAAGRPHPEQADPSVRLLVQSLPERLRVPILLHYYADMPIREVSVLTGRKEGTVKADLHAARELLRVHLRRSLDHTP; the protein is encoded by the coding sequence TTGAAACGGTCCCGTGAGAAGGCCGCGTCCGAGCTGTTCGCCGCCCTCTACCCACGCCTGGCCGGCTGGTGCCGCCGACTCGTCGACGACGACGAGACGGCCCACGAGATCGCCTCGGAGGCGTTCACCCGGCTCTGGGCCCGCTGGACGTCCGTGGCGGAACCTCGCGGTTTCCTCTACGTCACCGCGGCCAACCTCGTCCGGGACCACTGGCGCAAACTGGAGCGCGAGCGCAGGGCCATGCGCCGCGTCACCTCGGAAGCCGCCGGACGGCCCCACCCCGAGCAGGCCGACCCGTCGGTGCGCCTGCTCGTGCAGTCGCTCCCGGAACGACTCCGCGTCCCGATCCTCCTCCACTACTACGCTGACATGCCGATCCGGGAGGTGTCCGTGCTGACCGGGCGCAAGGAAGGAACGGTCAAGGCCGACCTGCACGCGGCCCGGGAACTGCTCCGCGTCCATCTGAGGAGAAGCCTTGACCACACGCCTTGA
- a CDS encoding class F sortase, which produces MTPFSRRAFTTAALASPLTACAGQGTDRTTPDSRATAPQPRSPARPRPAKGARPLARSVPVRLLVPAIGVDTPVIRLGLAPDGTVRVPPVTADDRAGWYRHSPTPGQRGPSVILGHVTVGPYGDGVFRHLARLHRGDRIVARLENGTAAKFAVTAVRTVPRTQFPVDDVYGNVDRPELRLITCGGARTGDGYADNVIVFAALSGAESPTPGER; this is translated from the coding sequence ATGACCCCGTTCTCCAGGCGCGCGTTCACGACGGCGGCGCTGGCGTCGCCGCTCACGGCATGCGCAGGCCAGGGGACGGATCGGACGACGCCGGACTCCCGAGCCACTGCACCACAGCCGCGGTCTCCCGCTCGGCCGAGGCCGGCCAAGGGGGCCCGCCCCCTGGCCCGTTCGGTCCCGGTCCGGCTGCTGGTCCCGGCCATCGGTGTCGACACCCCGGTCATCCGGCTGGGGCTGGCCCCGGACGGCACGGTGCGGGTGCCGCCGGTCACGGCGGACGACCGGGCGGGCTGGTACCGGCACTCGCCGACGCCGGGCCAGAGAGGCCCGTCGGTGATCCTCGGGCACGTCACGGTCGGGCCGTACGGCGACGGCGTCTTCCGTCACCTCGCCCGGCTGCACCGCGGCGACCGGATCGTGGCGCGCCTGGAGAACGGCACGGCGGCGAAGTTCGCCGTCACGGCGGTACGGACCGTCCCCCGAACCCAGTTCCCGGTGGACGACGTCTACGGGAACGTGGACCGCCCGGAGTTGCGGCTGATCACGTGCGGCGGAGCGCGTACCGGCGACGGATACGCGGACAACGTGATCGTGTTCGCCGCGCTGAGCGGTGCCGAGTCCCCGACCCCTGGAGAGCGTTGA
- a CDS encoding Tat pathway signal sequence domain protein: MRRTVLTALALAGTAVLLGTGPAFASEATTPSPAPTAAESTPRPAESAEPTASAEPTRAPADATPVPSAEPTRAPATDTPVPKDEPTRAPADDQVSVVPSGAPDTGVTTASQASDSGLGGAAVGAGAAAVLAMGGGTVLVVRRRRATGA; this comes from the coding sequence ATGCGCCGAACCGTCCTCACCGCCCTGGCCCTCGCGGGCACCGCCGTACTCCTGGGCACGGGGCCCGCGTTCGCGAGCGAGGCGACCACCCCGAGCCCGGCCCCGACGGCCGCCGAATCCACCCCCCGGCCGGCGGAGAGCGCCGAACCGACGGCCAGTGCCGAGCCGACCCGCGCGCCGGCCGACGCCACGCCGGTCCCGAGTGCCGAGCCGACCCGCGCCCCGGCCACCGACACCCCGGTCCCGAAGGACGAGCCGACCCGGGCACCGGCCGACGACCAGGTCTCCGTCGTACCGAGCGGCGCGCCCGACACCGGCGTGACGACGGCGTCCCAGGCCTCCGACTCCGGCCTCGGCGGGGCGGCGGTCGGCGCGGGCGCCGCCGCGGTGCTCGCCATGGGCGGCGGGACGGTCCTCGTCGTACGGCGCCGCCGGGCGACCGGGGCATGA
- a CDS encoding NAD(P)/FAD-dependent oxidoreductase has translation MTSSPVFTTVPRTADVVIIGGGVMGTGIAFHLAEAGVRNIVVVERGELGCGSSGKPIGGVRAHFSDPLNIELGSRSLRAFRDFPDRPGADIRLDTVGYLFLLTTEQQAADFEAGVRLQNSLGVPSRMITPEEARRLCPYVSTDGLVAAAHSPADGHARPALVVQGYARAAARAGAVLATHTTVTGLDTTGDRVTAVHTDRGRIDCATVICAAGAWSARIGEMAGVPLPVRPVRRQLAFTVPLTPPAPRIPFTIDFTSSAYFHNSDDGLLFGLADPAQPDGFDTTWTPQWLELFREVARRRAPALADLETAGGWAGLYEVTPDHNALIGRSEEVVNFLYATGFSGHGFLQAPAVGEIVRDLCLGRTPCVDVGPLAADRFRDGAGIRPESHVV, from the coding sequence TTGACCTCCTCACCCGTCTTCACCACCGTTCCCCGCACCGCCGACGTCGTGATCATCGGCGGCGGTGTGATGGGCACCGGCATCGCCTTCCACCTGGCCGAGGCGGGGGTGCGGAACATCGTCGTCGTCGAACGCGGTGAGCTGGGCTGCGGCAGCTCGGGCAAGCCGATCGGCGGCGTGCGGGCGCACTTCTCCGACCCGCTCAACATCGAACTGGGCAGCCGGAGTCTGCGCGCCTTCCGCGATTTCCCGGACCGGCCCGGCGCCGACATCCGGCTCGACACCGTCGGCTATCTCTTCCTGCTCACCACCGAGCAGCAGGCCGCGGACTTCGAGGCCGGTGTGCGGCTGCAGAACTCCCTCGGCGTCCCCAGCCGCATGATCACCCCCGAAGAGGCCCGCCGGCTGTGTCCCTACGTCAGCACCGACGGACTGGTGGCCGCCGCCCACTCGCCCGCCGACGGCCACGCCCGGCCCGCACTGGTCGTCCAGGGCTACGCGCGGGCGGCGGCCCGGGCCGGGGCCGTCCTCGCGACGCACACCACCGTCACCGGCCTCGACACCACCGGCGACCGGGTGACGGCCGTCCACACCGACCGCGGGCGGATCGACTGCGCCACGGTGATCTGCGCCGCCGGCGCCTGGTCGGCCCGGATCGGCGAGATGGCCGGTGTCCCGCTCCCCGTGCGGCCGGTGCGGCGCCAACTGGCCTTCACCGTCCCGCTCACGCCCCCCGCCCCGCGCATCCCCTTCACCATCGACTTCACGTCCTCCGCGTACTTCCACAACAGCGACGACGGTCTCCTGTTCGGCCTGGCCGACCCCGCCCAGCCGGACGGTTTCGACACGACCTGGACCCCGCAGTGGCTGGAGCTGTTCCGCGAGGTCGCCCGCCGTCGCGCGCCCGCCCTCGCGGACCTGGAGACGGCGGGCGGCTGGGCCGGGCTCTACGAGGTCACCCCCGACCACAACGCGCTCATCGGCCGCTCGGAGGAAGTCGTCAACTTCCTCTACGCCACCGGGTTCTCGGGTCACGGCTTCCTCCAGGCCCCGGCGGTGGGGGAGATCGTCCGCGACCTGTGCCTGGGCCGCACGCCCTGCGTCGACGTCGGCCCGCTCGCCGCCGACCGCTTCCGGGACGGGGCGGGGATCCGGCCCGAGTCGCATGTCGTATGA
- a CDS encoding AAA family ATPase — translation MPTRTPSTDPDTATQLQTGGDLLSLLRDTTTEPRPDTQLEALTLAVAADLPVLLWGEPGIGKTAALTQLATALDLPLTTVIASVHEPSDFSGLPIVGDDPAEQGVPMAPPDWAVRLVRAGRGLLFLDELSTAPPAVQAALLRLVLERRIGALRLPPGVRIVAAANPRSSAADGWELSPPLANRFVHLQWAHDTEVVVRGLGGTWPRATLPRLDPQKLPEAVALARRAVCGLLTARPGLVHRLPSGETRRGGPWPSPRSWEMTLHLIAFATAAGSSRDVLSLLVRGTVGDGPGLELLASMDRMDLPDPETLLADPDGAVLPERGDLRQAALDGVVAAVRSRPEKSRWDAAWALLVRAVESGPPDVVVVPATTLAALRRDDWDVPAAIESLAGVVSLSRRADDAAARTKPAATAKAGR, via the coding sequence ATGCCCACACGCACCCCGTCCACCGACCCCGACACCGCCACGCAACTCCAAACCGGCGGCGACCTGTTGTCCCTGCTGCGCGACACCACCACCGAACCCCGACCCGACACCCAGCTGGAGGCCCTGACCCTGGCCGTGGCCGCGGACCTGCCCGTGCTGCTGTGGGGCGAGCCGGGCATCGGCAAGACGGCGGCCCTGACCCAGCTCGCCACGGCCCTGGACCTGCCGCTGACCACGGTGATCGCCAGCGTGCACGAGCCGTCCGACTTCTCCGGGCTGCCGATCGTCGGCGACGACCCCGCCGAACAGGGCGTTCCGATGGCCCCGCCGGACTGGGCCGTACGACTGGTGCGGGCCGGCCGGGGACTGCTCTTCCTCGACGAACTCTCCACCGCGCCGCCCGCCGTTCAGGCCGCCCTGCTCCGGCTCGTGCTGGAGCGGCGGATCGGCGCGCTGCGGCTGCCGCCCGGTGTGCGGATCGTGGCCGCCGCCAACCCGCGTTCCTCGGCCGCCGACGGCTGGGAACTGAGCCCGCCGCTCGCCAACCGCTTCGTCCATCTCCAGTGGGCCCACGACACCGAGGTCGTCGTACGCGGCCTCGGCGGGACCTGGCCCCGGGCGACCCTGCCCCGCCTGGACCCCCAGAAGCTGCCGGAGGCCGTGGCCCTGGCCCGGCGTGCCGTGTGCGGGCTGCTCACCGCACGCCCCGGGCTCGTGCACCGGCTGCCCAGCGGGGAAACCCGCCGGGGCGGGCCCTGGCCGTCTCCCCGGAGCTGGGAGATGACACTGCACCTGATCGCCTTCGCGACCGCCGCCGGCTCCTCCCGGGACGTCCTGTCCCTGCTGGTACGCGGCACGGTCGGGGACGGCCCGGGTCTCGAACTGCTGGCGAGCATGGACCGGATGGACCTCCCGGACCCCGAGACGCTCCTGGCCGACCCGGACGGTGCGGTCCTGCCCGAGCGGGGGGATCTGCGCCAGGCCGCGCTGGACGGTGTCGTGGCCGCCGTCCGCAGCCGTCCGGAGAAGTCCCGCTGGGACGCGGCGTGGGCACTCCTGGTCAGGGCGGTGGAGAGCGGACCCCCGGACGTGGTGGTCGTCCCAGCGACCACCCTCGCCGCACTGCGCCGGGACGACTGGGACGTACCGGCGGCGATCGAGAGTCTCGCCGGGGTGGTGTCCCTGTCCCGCCGAGCGGACGACGCGGCAGCCCGGACGAAGCCGGCGGCCACGGCGAAGGCGGGCCGATGA